A window of the Henckelia pumila isolate YLH828 chromosome 3, ASM3356847v2, whole genome shotgun sequence genome harbors these coding sequences:
- the LOC140891590 gene encoding plant cysteine oxidase 2 isoform X1 translates to MQMGMEQNGSGRKGNKDKRRQKKLSPVQRLYETCKEVFADCSPGIVPSPQNVEKLAAVLDQMTQADVGLSPNMRFFDNDRAPIITYLHLHECDRFSIGIFCLPPKSVIPLHNHPGMTVFSKLLFGKMHYKSYDWLNEMDANIDAATANALQSRANGLRLAKQKVDSQFTAPCETSILYPAHGGNMHILTAKTACAVLDVLGPPYCDPEGRHCQYYHEFPLNSFQAENCLLVPEEEQDEYAWLMEREKPEDFFVVGVSYKGPKIATN, encoded by the exons atgcAAATGGGGATGGAACAAAACGGCAGTGGTAGAAAAGGTAATAAAGATAAGAGGAGACAGAAGAAACTGTCTCCTGTTCAAAGACTGTATGAGACTTGCAAGGAAGTGTTTGCCGATTGTTCCCCTGGCATTGTTCCATCGCCTCAAAACGTGGAAAAGCTTGCTGCTGTTCTGG ACCAGATGACCCAAGCGGATGTTGGTTTGAGCCCTAATATGCGTTTTTTCGACAACGATAGAGCCCCAATCATTACCTACCTGCACCTCCACGAGTGCGATAGATTCTCC ATTGGTATTTTCTGCTTGCCACCGAAAAGTGTCATTCCGCTACATAACCATCCTGGAATGACAGTTTTTAGCAAGCTTCTCTTTGGGAAAATGCATTACAAGTCATATGACTGGTTGAATGAGATGGATGCCAACATTGATGCAGCAACTGCCAACGCTCTACAAA GCCGTGCTAATGGTTTACGCCTAGCGAAGCAAAAGGTGGACTCCCAATTCACTGCTCCCTGTGAAACGTCAATTCTGTATCCAGCTCATGGTGGCAACATGCACATACTAACAGCCAAGACCGCATGTGCAGTACTAGATGTGCTTGGCCCTCCATACTGTGATCCTGAGGGTCGTCATTGTCAATACTACCATGAGTTCCCATTAAACAGTTTTCAGG CGGAGAACTGCCTGCTTGTACCTGAGGAAGAACAGGATGAGTATGCGTGGCTCATGGAGAGGGAAAAACCCGAAGATTTCTTTGTAGTCGGGGTGTCGTATAAAGGACCAAAGATAGCAACAAACTAA
- the LOC140891590 gene encoding plant cysteine oxidase 1 isoform X2: MQSAGLCALDTNSTGLIKFHTNADQMTQADVGLSPNMRFFDNDRAPIITYLHLHECDRFSIGIFCLPPKSVIPLHNHPGMTVFSKLLFGKMHYKSYDWLNEMDANIDAATANALQSRANGLRLAKQKVDSQFTAPCETSILYPAHGGNMHILTAKTACAVLDVLGPPYCDPEGRHCQYYHEFPLNSFQAENCLLVPEEEQDEYAWLMEREKPEDFFVVGVSYKGPKIATN; this comes from the exons ATGCAAAGTGCTGGTTTATGTGCTCTAGACACGAATTCAACCGGGCTAATAAAGTTTCATACAAACGCAGACCAGATGACCCAAGCGGATGTTGGTTTGAGCCCTAATATGCGTTTTTTCGACAACGATAGAGCCCCAATCATTACCTACCTGCACCTCCACGAGTGCGATAGATTCTCC ATTGGTATTTTCTGCTTGCCACCGAAAAGTGTCATTCCGCTACATAACCATCCTGGAATGACAGTTTTTAGCAAGCTTCTCTTTGGGAAAATGCATTACAAGTCATATGACTGGTTGAATGAGATGGATGCCAACATTGATGCAGCAACTGCCAACGCTCTACAAA GCCGTGCTAATGGTTTACGCCTAGCGAAGCAAAAGGTGGACTCCCAATTCACTGCTCCCTGTGAAACGTCAATTCTGTATCCAGCTCATGGTGGCAACATGCACATACTAACAGCCAAGACCGCATGTGCAGTACTAGATGTGCTTGGCCCTCCATACTGTGATCCTGAGGGTCGTCATTGTCAATACTACCATGAGTTCCCATTAAACAGTTTTCAGG CGGAGAACTGCCTGCTTGTACCTGAGGAAGAACAGGATGAGTATGCGTGGCTCATGGAGAGGGAAAAACCCGAAGATTTCTTTGTAGTCGGGGTGTCGTATAAAGGACCAAAGATAGCAACAAACTAA